One Kwoniella dejecticola CBS 10117 chromosome 10, complete sequence DNA window includes the following coding sequences:
- a CDS encoding homeobox protein 2, with protein MSRYNTNTRGGPSNYQYSPVSAAGNGRNQPPWLSGENGANNGWMPSWDNIPMDHQSQSQARQHQQQPQVNPNWYPGQMETPSTTDQQQPYNQFSASSLQKPLKHPAESSYIQSLSSNVNPNSLPTPVSMEGSNFASPKTGSAASKERTSAEAPEKDAPDADGRKRSSNAANPAAPKKRKRKSQVVGEASADAQSAPSPEDDGDKDRDKDKEKRTKTGRACDACRTKKIRCDILPLEDAPSGLDSQPICAHCKQSNLECTFFLPITETRFKKKRQAAKDIKEPMSASQPPISLPIEPSDAAKGSPGTYDYENLGGGSTKYQDRGGGRVEGPTSIAFLLHTTIPTIPSEAFDLRHHNSWEVLEDGNGVIRVNAPPTAPAHADADPSDPTRAHNRLNKPVLSGQTMSLLVNAYFKEVAPLFPVISRAEFAAKTTPSPLLLYSICGLGATRRQFPREIFAGVRGVINGLLRSNDILSDARFENVQALLLLAQVGDLHAQPTAATASASLIRTGAAIRMAQDLGLHRESAVRASGVQDLAYVELRRRVWASCVIMDRWYGAALGIPLLVDLLDCDVLLPAPYEISSLTEPSEWPLEFSFMGLGEHLKLSILMGRVLKMIYSPTGLKHTTDAQLAGLMDDMEKWKDNLPEGLQFNGKDSPHVVGLLHLGYTALQFLFWRVFMRITYSCPPHLTFCLPVSHWSKMIEWSREGLEWLDANDDALDTLFIFPYAATSCALIQYHTWARRGDDNALETLKLVKQTATRWEHTVQPDQMSIRRKTCETMTLLYEAALKTDPESHENRQAPKLPANPTAGVIPRQGGFSKLQFKKDESRQGGGVFVAETEQERVSAGLKPGDVVLASEIKTGQRQELKNQVESQENTLHTEQHEEERQEREQEQEQDQQGHYNEQQNRNENENVHGHNGANGAANANTFQQGLPRETYNVNPLITAGGSYSNSGMNFSQDANGTNLGGGMMDITRQAQHYPMPNYPPLQELQQYQQQQQQQQQQQQQQQQQQQQQQQQQQQQQQQQQQQQQQQQQQQQQQQQQQQQQQQQQQQQQQHQQQEQHLVPAGARGPPSHQQQQQMYPGGPSYINGRGNGDNNDSYQPIQGHGQQQQQQFLPGMMPPYGANAVGGSTNVDPNFLDALPVSTFDWESWSDYFDKFLPNANQNFETMQ; from the exons ATGTCGCGATATAATACCAACACTCGTGGTGGTCCGTCAAATTATCAATATTCTCCGGTGAGCGCAGCTGGCAACGGCAGGAACCAACCTCCGTGGTTGAGCGGTGAGAACGGTGCGAACAACGGTTGGATGCCTTCGTGGGACAACATACCAATGGACCaccagtcccagtcccaggCAAGGCAACATCAGCAGCAACCTCAGGTAAATCCCAATTGGTACCCTGGACAGATGGAAACTCCGAGCACAACAGACCAACAACAGCCTTACAATCAAttctctgcctcttcatTGCAAAAACCTCTTAAACATCCAGCCGAAAGCTCATACATCCAGTCTCTATCGTCAAATGTCAATCCTAATTCGCTGCCTACTCCAGTATCGATGGAAGGATCCAATTTTGCCTCTCCCAAGACCGGCTCGGCAGCTTCGAAAGAGAGGACTTCGGCCGAAGCGCCAGAGAAAGACGCGCCTGATGCAGATGGCCGCAAACGATCGTCAAATGCTGCAAATCCTGCAGCAcccaagaagaggaaaaggaagtCTCAAGTAGTTGGTGAGGCCTCGGCGGATGCACAATCTGCGCCGTCACCCGAAGACGACGGGGACAAGGACAGAGAtaaagacaaagagaagcggacgaagacCGGGAGAGCTTGTGATGCTTGT CGCACAAAGAAGATCCGATGTGACATCCTCCCCTTGGAAGATGCTCCTTCGGGACTAGACTCTCAGCCCATCTGCGCGCATTGCAAACAAAGCAATCTGGAGtgtaccttcttcctgcccATCACCGAGACTAGATTCAAGAAGAAACGACAAGCGG CCAAAGATATCAAAGAACCTATGTCCGCTTCTCAGCCGCCAATTTCCCTTCCCATCGAACCTTCTGATGCAGCAAAAGGCAGTCCAGGCACTTACGATTATGAGAATCTCGGTGGGGGCTCGACGAAATACCAGGACAGAGGAGGAGGCCGAGtagaag GTCCGACATCGATCGCTTTTTTGCTACATACGACTATCCCCACCATCCCTTCCGAGGCGTTTGACCTGCGTCACCATAATTCCTGGGAAGTGCTGGAAGATGGTAATGGTGTGATCCGAGTCAACGCTCCTCCGACCGCACCTGCACATGCAGACGCCGACCCTTCAGATCCAACGAGGGCGCATAACAGGCTGAACAAACCTGTGTTATCGGGTCAAACCATGTCATTGCTCGTCAATGCTTACTTCAAGGAAGTCGCTCCCCTTTTCCCCGTCATCTCGAGAGCAGAATTCGCAGCGAAGACTACGCCAAGCCCCCTACTGCTATACTCGATTTGCGGTCTAGGCGCAACGAGGCGACAATTTCCGAGAGAAATATTTGCTGGAGTGCGAGGAGTGATCAATGGATTATTGAGGAGTAACGATATCTTGAGTGACGCGAGGTTTGAGAACGTACAAGCACTG TTGTTACTCGCCCAAGTGGGCGATTTGCATGCTCAGCCGACCGCTGCTACAGCCAGTGCCTCCTTGATAAGGACAGGCGCCGCCATCAGAATG GCTCAAGACCTTGGTCTGCATCGAGAATCGGCGGTTCGAGCTTCTGGCGTGCAGGATTTAGCGTATGTAGAGCTGAGGAGGCGAGTATGGGCAAGTTGCGTGATCATGGACAGGTG GTACGGAGCCGCATTGGGAATACCCCTCCTCGTCGATCTACTCGACTGCGACGTCCTCTTACCTGCGCCATACGAGATCTCATCACTCACCGAGCCATCCGAATGGCCGTTAGAATTCAGCTTTATGGGTCTCGGCGAACATCTCAAATTATCAATCTTGATGGGAAGGGTACTCAAGATGATCTATTCTCCTACGGGTTTAAAACACACTACCGATGCTCAATTGGCCGGCTTGATGGACGACATGGAGAAATGGAAAGACAATTTGCCCGAGGGATTGCAATTCAATGGCAAGGATAGTCCGCATGTTGTCG GCCTTCTGCACTTGGGCTACACTGCGTTGCAGTTCCTTTTCTGGCGTGTATTCATGCGAATCACCTACTCTTGTCCTCCACACTTGACGTTCTGCCTCCCGGTATCACATTGGTCCAAAATGATCGAGTGGTCCAGGGAAGGCCTCGAATGGTTAGATGCGAACGACGATGCGCTCGacaccttgttcatcttcccGTATGCTGCCACCTCCTGCGCGTTGATACAATATCACACCTGGGCGAGAAGGGGAGATGACAACGCGCTCGAAACGCTCAAGCTGGTCAAGCAGACAGCCACGAGGTGGGAACACACCGTTCAGCCAG ACCAAATGTCGATTCGAAGGAAAACATGCGAAACCATGACATTGCTTTACGAAGCAGCCTTGAAGACGGATCCGGAAAGTCATGAGAATCGTCAAGCGCCTAAATTGCCCGCCAACCCTACTGCCGGAGTTATTCCTCGTCAAGGAGGTTTTAGTAAATTGCAattcaagaaggacgagagTCGCCAAGGGGGTGGAGTCTTCGTAGCTGAGACAGAGCAGGAACGCGTCTCGGCGGGACTGAAACCGGGTGATGTAGTTCTAGCTTCAGAGATCAAGACTGGACAAAGGCAAGAGTTGAAGAATCAAGTGGAAAGTCAGGAAAATACTCTACACACCGAACAAcacgaagaagaaaggcaagagcgggagcaggagcaagagcaagatcaacaaggACACTACAATGAACAGCAAAATCGcaacgaaaacgaaaacgtTCATGGACACAACGGTGCGAACGGCGCTGCAAATGCAAATACATTTCAGCAGGGTTTACCGAGAGAGACATATAATGTCAACCCCCTCATCACGGCAGGGGGATCGTATAGCAATTCCGGTATGAACTTCAGTCAGGATGCGAATGGAACCAACCTTGGAGGCGGAATGATGGATATCACCCGGCAG GCTCAACATTACCCAATGCCGAATTATCCGCCTTTACAAGAACTTCagcaatatcaacaacaacaacaacaacaacaacaacaacaacaacaacaacaacaacaacaacaacaacaacaacaacaacaacaacaacaacaacaacaacaacaacaacaacaacaacaacaacaacaacaacaacaacaacaacaacaacaacaacaacaacaacaacaacaacaacaacaacaacaacagcatcagcagcaggAACAACACTTAGTACCTGCTGGAGCTCGAGGTCCACCTTctcaccaacaacaacaacagatgTATCCCGGTGGACCGTCGTACATCAATGGACGTGGTAATGGTGATAATAATGATTCTTACCAGCCTATTCAAGGTCACggtcaacaacagcaacaacaattTTTACCAGGGATGATGCCTCCGTACGGAGCCAACGCAGTGGGAGGATCGACCAATGTGGATCCCAACTTCTTAGATGCGTTACCTGTCAGTACGTTCGACTGGGAGAGCTGGTCAGATTACTTTGATAAGTTTTTACCTAATGCCAATCAGAATTTTGAGACTATGCAGTGA
- a CDS encoding ribose 5-phosphate isomerase — protein sequence MWALVSQPPYTIVLACDDAGHEYKSTLKALLESDKRVKGVIDVGVHKNDEGKIDKTAYPHVAVDAARKIINGEANRGLLVCGTGMGVAISANKVPGIRASVAHDSFSVERLVKSNNAQILCLGQRVIGIELAKKLVGEWLGHTFDPESASNEKVKTIHDYDGFEYEAVPGGCS from the exons ATGTGGGCGCTAG TGTCCCAACCGCCTTACACAATAGTACTAGCCTGCGACGATGCAGGCCACGAGTACAAGTCGACTCTCAAAGCATTGCTCGAGTCCGACAAGCGAGTCAAAGGAGTGATCGATGTCGGCGTACACAAGAACGATGAGGGCAAAATCGACAAGACAGCTTATCCCCATGTAGCTGTTGATGCCGCTCGGAAAATCATCAATGGGGAAGCTAATAGGGGCTTATTAGTTTGTGGAACCG GCATGGGCGTAGCTATCTCAGCCAACAAAGTCCCCGGGATCCGAGCTTCCGTAGCACACGATTCCTTCTCCGTCGAACGACTCGTCAAATCTAACAACGCTCAAATACTATGTCTGGGCCAACGGGTCATCGGTATAGAGCTGGCCAAGAAATTGGTTGGGGAATGGTTAGGACATACGTTCGACCCGGAGTCTGCGTCCaatgagaaagtcaagaCTATACATGATTACGATGGGTTCGAGTATGAGGCTGTACCAGGGGGATGCAGCTGA